GTAAAATTTGATAAAGGAGCAGAGCAataagatattttattttattgaatttCGACGAGTGTCAAGTCGAAGATACTTTGAAGAACAAAGAAAGGAATCTGGTTTTCTACCCGCAACAAGTCATATAATATACTTCTTCTCATGAATCTGTTTCCTGAATATATAGTAGTCTCTTTCAAACATCTTTTGAATGAGTTCAAGTATAAATCAAGCATCTATTACGTACCATCATTTTGTGACATCGGAGTTATGACAATTTTAAATTGTATCAAAATTGGAATGGGGCagttgcccacactgccccatgctaaatcttgattttGAGTCACGAGTTCTCAAATCTTGATgataataatagataaatatttgaaaactaaTAGTTACTACTTAAAAATTTATGTACATATAAAGCTATTCTATTTTGTAGCATATACGAGTCTTGATTTTGCTTCAATGGGACTAATGCCCAAGTCTGATCATACCGCACCAGTTCAGCTTTTCTAAATTGTAGGCGCTTTCGGATATTGGCAGAGAGAATTAGTTGTCTGTGATTCAAGCCTCTTTTTCGAGTAGGAGCATGTTCATACGTGGATAGCAGTCGATGGTCATTGCACAACCCAATACATCATCCCGAGCAGAGTCATTAGACcaaagaataagaaaaatgatcaaaacAATACCAATCGTCGATCTCAATTAAGCAACTTTACCAAAAGAATAGCATTGTTCACATTCCACCCAAAGCGTGCATGCCAACCAATGTAGGAAAGTACACCAGAACAAAAGATCCGAGAGGATCACATCATGATGCTTTTCGGAGCAGCACACGTAGAACAGTGGGCAATATACACTAAACTGAACCAACAAGAAGGTGGTATGACAAGTTATAAGACTCACGAAACCACAACATTGAAAAGGAGATTGCCCTTCCCATGCCTAAAGACTATTTAAGGTGACTTCGCCATTGTTTCCGGATGGTGCAGATGAACATCTTGTGGAAGGAGATTGCATTTGATCTTCAGCTCTTCAAAGATCTTCTTTAGCTCCAAAACCAGTTCACTTCTCCTCTTAACCTTTTCACCGTAGTCTTGAAAGTTCATCGTATGAGTAAAAAAGAGGGCCATCTTTATCTTGTTTACATTTTCAATCTCCTTGACAACAACATTGTGATTTGGGTACCATAATTGGGGATTCCTCTCCAAATACCTGATCAACATAAATAACAACCACCTATAACAGTCTGATCGATTTTAATTGACACGAAACAAGTGGGTTATACGCCTATATTCTGCTAAATCAAAGGAAAAAGCTGTTCttataattaacaaattaagCAAGATGAATGCATGTAAACTATTGTGTCTCAACTTACTCCTTTATCTTGTCATTTAAAAGTCCAATCTTCTCAAATGGTGTTGTGAAATCAATAGAGAATTCCACATTGTCACCCATATCTGGGCTTCTATTGAAATTGCTGATCGGCTTTGTTGACAAGACCGAATTTGGATAATATATCTTCTCATTATCATATCTCAAGAAAACCGTTGTTAATATATTCATCTCTTCAACGATCAGCTGTCAGCATAACAAAtggacaaattaaaaaaaaagcttaaaTTTAACCCAAACAATCCCTCGAACAATTTTACAAACTGACTGTTTATGCAGTCCATTTTGGGATATAGTAAGGAAATCCAATTCATACATACTGTATCCGAAAATGGAAATCGTTAAGGAAAGACTAAATTAACAGAAAATGTACACTAGGTACCTGAACCCCATCAATGCAACAACGATCACCTACATCAAATGGATGCATTATGAAAACAAACACGATAGCTTCAAAAATTGTCTTGCAAGTGTTGCCAAATATGAAAGCAGCCACAACAAGCTGGGACGATAGTAAAACAAGTACTTTGGTGGAAGCAGTTTCTGTCAAAAGAAGCCACACGACTACAGATATCACAAGCAGAACTACCGTAACAAGCTTGTCCAATTGCTTTACGGCTGTTTTAGTGTCGCTTAAAGCGTGTGCCAAAGCTTTACGACCATTGTAAACCTTGACCTGCGTGAAATATATGACAAAGTAGCACGAATGGATCAGATATTATGCCACCTGCACCAAAgtacatttttcactttttctaaGATGTGCTAGAGTTGACCCATTGATATCTAAATGAGACGATTATTATGGTTAATCAAAATATGTAGTGTAAAGGGAAACCAGTCAAATAGTCCAAACATGTGTTACGGGTTGAGAGTGTCGAGTCCATTGATACACATACAAAAGCTTCAATTCAACCATAATCGATCCTAACAGAGAGTCTCCTAAAGTCTATTGTTAATATATACAACttcataattaaatttttttttaaaaagggtaATGGGGTAACCTttagatttatttatatgataaagttgtttttgtaaaaccataatttatttattttaagaaatggTAACTAGAAAAGTGTTTGCAGGTCAAACCACATTGAACTGTCCCGTTTTGACATGTACTAAAGATGATGTATATCGACCCGGACCTATATAATTAATCCATCTACCTTGCCACCTCTACGTTTTCTTCTATTTGCGAGGCTATGATCAATGTTTAGTCAATATATGACAAAAGTCCTAGAAAGTAACCATTTcccttttttctctttgtaCGTGACTAATGAATGTAAGTGGGTTACATCAGCAAATTACATCCGCAAGAAAGAACATTTATATAAGAAATAAAACTCATCTGATTCAATCCTTGACTAATTAAAAACAATTGAAACATAAACTTTAACCTCTCGTCTTCTGCTACCATACGAAGGATAAGGAATCTTACCACCCATTCTGTTAAAGTTTTCCGATCAATATGTCCTTTTTCAGCCACATCAATCATTGGAAACACAACATTAACCTCCTCCTTGATCATGAACCTCTCTAAATCTTCAGCTTTAATGTACCTGCAAAATGAGTATATAGtaatttatcatttaatcatGAATAAGGTACACATATTCATAGATCTTGTAGATGTAAAGGTTCTTACGTAAAACCAGGCTGAGCAACATTTCCAAAAATATGATAAGCAGCAGCAATTGCTTCATCTTCGTTGGTAATCTCATTGTCTGCAGATTCACTTGGTCGGTCATATGCACTTTCTTCGATAACACCAGAAAACGTGGTGAGCCCATAACTCGATATCACATCAACCAACATCTTCATAGTCCATGCAGACACTTTTTCTCGCTTCATTTTATGAAGCTTACCAACATCAATCACCTCTTTGGTCTTCGTCTCTTTCCCCTTCCTTTTCACATGGAAACTGATCAGACGACTTACCCTTGTACTCGCCCTGACCATAACAGGAGGCCCTGAGAGGGTTAACATAACATACTGCAGAAAGATTGATTCTTGAATTCTATCAAAGAAATTGCTGACATGGAATGATGCAGCTAGAATCTTTAGCAATAAAGTCTTTAAAAGCCACATGATTGCGCCCACCAACAAGGCAACGATAGTCCAAGTAATGTAATTCAAAATTTTGTCTGCAGTCTTTGATCTTTTAACAGTTTGGCGATCAAACAAAGACGCCCATGTAATAAGAACTACAGTGAACCAAACACATACTTGAACACTCTTCTTTAACCCGTGAACAAAATATAACACCTTCTTTTTCAACAAGAAATTTAGTTCTATCAACAGCACGATAAAATGCATAAGCCAGTTGGTGACTAGCATACCACAGATGATCACCGTTATTAGCACAACCCATTTCCATAACTCCAAGCTCCAAACCATTTCATTCTTTAATCTCTTAACCGTCAAGCTAGCAACTAAACAACCTACAAGGAACAAAAATATTACCCATTCAAGAAGAACTTTCATCTTGACCCTCTTAAATTTCAAAGTCTTTTGTGACTTCACCTTCTTGTAAATCTCTTCATCCTTATCAACTCCCCCTGCTGGTCCTGATGATGTAGGACTATTTCCTCCCATTCTAGGTGTGGCCCTATTCAATGGACCCCTTACGGGTGAGTTCAACGTCTGGACAACATTTTCAGCCATGTCATCAAACATATTATGATCAATCAAAGTTTGTTGTTCACCAAACCTCGACTTGGGCTTTGAATAAACCGACCTTGCAAGTGTTTTTCGCCTGGTTAGGTTTTCGGGATTGGGAATCTTGGGAGGCCTATCAGGGCTTGGCATTAACAGAGCATTTTCAGGATATGAATCAACTGATAACCTATGAGGTGATTCAGGAATGTCTCTTGCATTTCTCAAATCTTTCTCTTCACCCGAAATCGTTACCACAACTTCACCACTATTTTTATTCTCAGTCATACTTATTTCCCCTGTGTTTGTACTTTTACCATTTGCATTCATCCATAGTCAAAAGCCTATACATAGTTTCAACTATtaacttcaaaccataaaacaaaaaaatgtaactaACTTGACTAAAGCATCTTGAAAATGGTCTAGTGGTAAGGCGACAAGGTTTCTAAAGACACTTGTTCGGTCCTCACTAAGTAAACATCTAACCAGGAAAAAACTCCACAGGAAACGATCACTGGAATATACCGGTTAGGCAGGGGGCATCGGAGCCAAAGGCTCAACTTTCTTTGTTGGGTAGCCTGATCAGAGATCCTTGTCAGTTTACCTTGTTTGACCAACTAACATACATATGTATTATTCTTGGGCTTTAATTAGTTCAAGAAAAACAATCAAAGATTCATCTAGAAAACACACATAACATATGTATATTCTTATTTCTTAAATTATAGAAAGAGAATTGTATTGTTGTTATTCAATGATTGATTCAAGAGAGATTACAAACCATCcaatatatgtctatatatataggctaaTTAACATGCAAACCCTAACTTGCTCAGCAGTTTGACCGGTAGGAAGACAAACTTTCCAACTAAAGTTCATTGGTACTCATAGCAACTTCTTTTTGTTCAGGCTCTTTGGTCGGAATTCTGCTTTAGCAACAATGAGAGATTGTATTCATTGTTATTTCTATTGTTGTTGGCGAATTCTCTTTAATTTAATTGGCAGCAACTTTGGCGCGAAAACTATCTGACAATTTCTTTTTTCGTTCGAAAACTCTCACAGTATAATGGTTTTACATACCTAGACAACAAGATATTAACGATGGactgttacaagtattcagcGGGAAAAACTCAAagtttgtcatccctaaggatgGTACTCAAGAACCTTGGGTAAAACGGAAGTACCTTTGACCAGGTAGACTCGACATCATTGGCATTTGAGATATAGTCCATTCTAGGATACATTGATATTATTATCAAACACCATTTGTTTGccaaatgataaaattaatttttttttaatagaatccACATGTCACCCTCTCTGATTTTAAAAAGAttgtttaactattttttttttatcagaaTATATCATTTCCTTAAAACAAATCCCCCTTCCCCTTTTATTCATGAGTCTATGGAATACACACTATACTTTTAATAACCTCTTTatttctaaaataactatataccGTTTTACATCCAGAACTTATATTATTTGCCATCGTCATCAATCGCCACCGCCACTCCTCATCGCCGCCAATGTTATCACATCGCGTTGATATTTGTTTAGTGTAATCATAGACATCTATTATGTACTAGTATTCTATATATTTAGGTAAATGATAAACGATATACTTAACACGCACATTATTAGATGCATCAATTATAAGTTATTTATTCTCGTATCcacataatatatctataatacccttaatgaaataatttacaacataaattccTCAATCCATAAAATAACAACATTATCACTTTTTattcaattacttttacattaataaccacaacACCACCGTCGATGCCGCCACCGCTGTCGTTATCACCCGCTGCCGCCACTACTACCCATCGTTGCCACCACCACACCGTAACCGTTACCTTTATTACTGTGTTATCGTATGGACATACGTCTAGTAATAACTAAGAGGATGTTTGGGATtgcgttataaagtgattatctgattattacgtttatTAAACGCAGACAATCtaaagtgtttgtatgaaaaagtgattatcggcTATAAAAACGCAGTTTTAAAGAAGCTTGTACCtgcatatttttaaaaatacataatatattttgaaaaagcagattttattttataatcgTAATAACAAACACCCCCTATCATAACCTTGGGAGTTATGTTATAATTTCCTAAATATTTATTAGGTCACTACTTTTCTAAATGGAATCAAAAATTATTACAAGATAATTCTggaaaaaataattgaaaaaggTTAAGTGAAAAAAGAGAATTGTAGGAATAATTTATACTAATAGATTTCAAATAATTAACTTCATGTTTTTActcctttaatttttttatatgaacaATTAATTAACTTAGTCGCATGATATATAGTTTACGGGTCTtgttaattaaccctaattaaggcTGTAGTCTGTAGATATGTAAAATAGctttatatttacaataaaatttgaaggtaaaatttaatataaaatgtataattttttatttgcgTTAAATTAATACAACCattaacatatttgatggtTTATTGCATTGCTTTGACATACATATTGCATGCATATAAGAACTGAtttcatatatcttttttactaATCTATATCCAAACCGAAGTCTATCATAGCATGAAGATATATAAAATAGTTCTATATTTATCAGTGTTTAATTAAGTCAAGTATAAGAAGCTAGACCGAAGTATGATCAGCAGAGAAAACTAAAGTAGATAAACCAAAAGTTAATTGTACGTTTTGTTGTAGTAGTTGTTTTAGTAACTAGCTGGCTAGAAAACAGAAGATGAATTAAAGGAGGAGATGATATAATTAAAACTTACAGTGACAGCTCCACTAGTCACAACACATGAAAATGCTACTCCCCTCGATATAACAAGTTGGGAGGATTTGTTGGTCCAAATTAAGAGATCGATGCTTCAAGATCTTTTATAGGAAAAAACTAGCTAGGTAGATCGATGATCCatcaattttcttatttttattttttaaaaatttcttctCATCTGCTCAATTATGTGTACACCAAATAATATGATCTACACATTAAAAATTAGTAAGCGTAGTGGCTGCATTGAAGTAGTTAATTTTTACTGGAGTTATTTAACGAGCTTTGATGATAGttttttgaaatgatttatatttgaaaaaatatattaaatgaagTCCTATTTAAATTTTATGCTAAATGTAGAAATATTTAATGTACCGTAAGGAAAGTTTTTAGAGTTCGTTTCGCAAAACTTTTTGAAAAGATTATACAACTTTtacattgtttattttttaattaaaaaatgatatattcaaCGAGAGTTATTTTATGTATACTTTAACATAAAAGGAAAGTTTGACTAGACGGGTATTGAATAGTATAGTGTTATTTCCTCACATATTTGGTTAATTTACATGTTTAAAATTTAGGAAAATTAACAACCTTGAACAAGTGGAGTGATATGTCATATTAGGGATGTGAAAAAAAACTGAAATCCCCGACTCAGAGCCGACCCGAACCGATCCGCCCGAAGGGCTAACGgggcgggtcacgggtcaagtttttgttgcattttcgggtcacgggttgCCCGAGTCGGACCGGGTCAagccaaaaactaaaaaaaaggtgaaggaaacccgtgacccgcccgCGACCCACCGGAACCGAACTATCAAGGACCGTTTCACGGTTCCAATTTTCATGTACTTGCGGGTCGCGGGCCGGATTGGGTTTTCGCGGGTCAGGCCATTTGCACATCTCTATGTCATATGGTGCTATATCTTCACAAGGAGTTTAACATTCAAAAATCTTATCCTAAACGATGCCTTGGAAATGATTGAAACCGACAGACAATAAGTCTAATTAGGTTGCCgcatgtaaataaaaaaatatatatattcatcatctTTAACTAACCCAAAATCTCCTTTGTTTTACTtaagaatattttaaaaacttgttATAACAAAGTCATATAGTCGACGGAAATGTAAAATATCACATATGAATTATTagagttttaaaaagaaataaatattttttccaaaaaaaattgacattataacgaaaatataataaacaatttttacaattatttcatcacaattctttttttatttattataaagatttaaTGATTTATAGTGTTCGAAATTGGGGAAGTTAGTATAAATTAAAGTGTGAATTTCATACTTCCCAGTTTaaactcaaaagaaaaatacaccGATGAATACGtacaatataaaaagaaaatgaaaacgaacGAAAAAGGTTGTCAACGAGATGCAAAAGTCTTCATAAACAACTATTGTACTACGAGAAGCATTGCCGACAATTgaatttatgattaaaaaaaaaaaaattattgactGAGAAGGACtaaaatctcttatataaataaaacaaaattgtttctagaagttttttttatatgtgacataccaatatttttttctaaactattttttaaacatatatgatgtcataatcattttttattttgttttaatatattttttattaggtcctatgtcttttttttttcattttatttgtctaatcttaattttttttaataatctcttatataaataaaacaaaattgtttctagaagttttttttttcatatgtggCATGTCAACATTTTTTTCTAtactattttttaaacatatataatgtcataatcattttttattttgttttaatatattttttattaggccctatgtcatttttttttcattttatttgtctaaccttaaattttttttaattaatatgaaaaatgatcgattttatcttaactctttatttttaaatctatatctaCTATTGATTTATCgtagtttttttactttttcatcacCTTAATcgggttttatatattaatgttcatctttacaAGTATCTTGTTATctcaatatcaaattataatgtatcgacaacaaattacatacatatttctatatactttttggttttaacGTTTTAATTAAGCGGTCCAgattgaacccgggttaattaactAGTATTTTAATACTGTTCAATTGGattggaaaaaataaaaaataaaaaataacagtTGTTGAATCCTCTAAATACCCATTTCATGTTCGATTACAACTAACTTGTCATGTAACTTGTATTCAATGACCAATAATCTTTACCGGCAGGATCAAAGTTAATAAACTCATTTCTCCAATCATTATGCTTCAATACACACCTCCAAGTTTCGAGTACGATGTATACATTGACAaatctattttattattatttattttttttaagaaaaacgaTAAATTTAGGCTAAATGacatgtttatttatataaacaatatcAGTAGAAACTCAAATTGAGAAAACtcatatatttattacttaaagCATTTTGCTTACATTAAAATTTTAACTCAAGACACTTCACTCTCTTAAGTTTCACCATATACCATCTATTTTATTCTATACGAGCATAGTACTCGCATGTTgcggcggaattttgttttaggagtgacaatttgttatgtGGGTAGATATGGtaatttagtgttgtagtgtgtgGATAAATATTTTGGGAACCATAAATATGCTACAAGAGgctttttggaaaaaaaaatatgcttaatttcttaagacatatcataaataaaatccaaaatactttataagataTATTAAAGAAGTATATAAGTGATCACTAATGCGT
The sequence above is drawn from the Erigeron canadensis isolate Cc75 chromosome 4, C_canadensis_v1, whole genome shotgun sequence genome and encodes:
- the LOC122596616 gene encoding mechanosensitive ion channel protein 10-like; protein product: MNANGKSTNTGEISMTENKNSGEVVVTISGEEKDLRNARDIPESPHRLSVDSYPENALLMPSPDRPPKIPNPENLTRRKTLARSVYSKPKSRFGEQQTLIDHNMFDDMAENVVQTLNSPVRGPLNRATPRMGGNSPTSSGPAGGVDKDEEIYKKVKSQKTLKFKRVKMKVLLEWVIFLFLVGCLVASLTVKRLKNEMVWSLELWKWVVLITVIICGMLVTNWLMHFIVLLIELNFLLKKKVLYFVHGLKKSVQVCVWFTVVLITWASLFDRQTVKRSKTADKILNYITWTIVALLVGAIMWLLKTLLLKILAASFHVSNFFDRIQESIFLQYVMLTLSGPPVMVRASTRVSRLISFHVKRKGKETKTKEVIDVGKLHKMKREKVSAWTMKMLVDVISSYGLTTFSGVIEESAYDRPSESADNEITNEDEAIAAAYHIFGNVAQPGFTYIKAEDLERFMIKEEVNVVFPMIDVAEKGHIDRKTLTEWVVKVYNGRKALAHALSDTKTAVKQLDKLVTVVLLVISVVVWLLLTETASTKVLVLLSSQLVVAAFIFGNTCKTIFEAIVFVFIMHPFDVGDRCCIDGVQLIVEEMNILTTVFLRYDNEKIYYPNSVLSTKPISNFNRSPDMGDNVEFSIDFTTPFEKIGLLNDKIKEYLERNPQLWYPNHNVVVKEIENVNKIKMALFFTHTMNFQDYGEKVKRRSELVLELKKIFEELKIKCNLLPQDVHLHHPETMAKSP